The DNA window AGAAAGGCGGCCTGCACCCCTTCCCGTGGCGCGGTGAGAGCGAGTACGACGTACTGAGCGTCGGTCACTCCTCCACCTCCATTTCCGCTGGCATCGGGGTGGCTATCGCCGCCGCGAAAGAGGATAAGCAGCGGCGCGCGGTGTGCGTGATTGGCGACGGGGCGATCACCGCCGGCATGGCGTTTGAGGCGATGAACCACGCCGGGGATATCAAACCCGATCTGCTGGTGGTGCTGAATGACAATGAAATGTCGATCTCCGAGAACGTCGGCGCGCTGAACAATCATCTGGCGCAGCTGCTCTCCGGTAAGCTCTACTCCACCCTGCGCGAAGGCGGCAAAAAGGTCTTCTCCGGCGTACCGCCGATTAAAGAGCTGCTTAAGCGGACCGAAGAGCATATCAAAGGCATGGTGGTGCCTGGGACGCTGTTTGAAGAGCTGGGCTTTAACTATATCGGCCCGGTGGATGGCCACGATGTGCTCGGTCTGGTCAGCACTCTGAAGAACATGCGCGACCTGAAGGGCCCGCAGTTCCTGCATATTATGACCAAAAAAGGCCGCGGCTATGAGCCCGCCGAGAAAGACCCGATCACGTTCCACGCGGTGCCGAAGTTCGACCATACCAGCGGCGTGCTGCCCAAAAGCAGCGGCGGTCTCCCCTCCTACTCGAAAATCTTCGGCGACTGGCTGTGCGAAACGGCGGCCAAAGACAGCAAGCTGATGGCCATCACCCCGGCGATGCGCGAAGGTTCAGGGATGGTGGAATTTTCGAAGAAATTCCCCGATCAGTACTTTGACGTCGCCATCGCCGAGCAGCATGCGGTCACCTTCGCCGCCGGACTGGCGATTGGCGACTACAAGCCCGTCGTCGCCATCTACTCCACGTTCCTGCAACGAGCCTACGATCAGGTGATCCACGATGTGGCTATTCAGAAGCTGCCGGTGCTGTTTGCCATCGACCGCGCCGGGATTGTCGGCGCAGACGGCCAGACGCATCAGGGGGCGTTCGATCTCTCCTTCCTGCGCTGTATTCCGGATATGGTGGTGATGACGCCGAGCGATGAAAATGAATGCCGCCAGATGCTGCACACCGGCTACCACTACAGCGACGGACCCTGCGCGGTGCGCTATCCGCGCGGCAGCGGCACCGGCGCGACGCTGGAGCCGCTGGCATCGCTGCCGATCGGCAAAGGTGTCGTGAAGCGCCAGGGCGAGAAGGTCGCGATCCTTAACTTCGGCACCCTGCTGCCGGAAGCCGCGGCGGTGGCGGACAAACTCAACGCCACCCTGGTGGATATGCGCTTTGTGAAGCCGCTGGATACCGCGCTGATCCTGCAGCTGGCAGGCGAGCACGACGTTCTGGTGACGCTGGAAGAGAACGCCATTATGGGCGGCGCCGGCAGCGGCGTGAATGAAGTGCTGATGGCCCATCGCCGGGCGGTACCGGTGCTCAATATTGGCCTGCCGGATGTCTTTATTCCGCAGGGCACTCAGGAAGAGATCCGCGCCGACCTCGGCCTTGATGCCGCCGGCATTGAAGCCAAAATCCTCGACTGGCTGGCATAATCGCCCCTCCCGCTCCTGCTATGCTTAAGGGATACCCTTGATGAATAGCAGGAGCGCACTATGCACTATATCCCCCTCGGCGATACTGCCTTACGTGTTTCCCGGCTCTGCCTCGGCTGCATGACCTTCGGCGAGCCGGACCGCGGCAGGCACGCCTGGACGCTTCCGGAAGAGAGCAGTCGCCCGCTCATTC is part of the Klebsiella quasipneumoniae subsp. quasipneumoniae genome and encodes:
- the dxs gene encoding 1-deoxy-D-xylulose-5-phosphate synthase, which produces MSFDIAKYPTLALVDSTQELRLLPKESLPKLCDELRRYLLDSVSRSSGHFASGLGTVELTVALHYVYNTPFDRLIWDVGHQAYPHKILTGRRDKIGTIRQKGGLHPFPWRGESEYDVLSVGHSSTSISAGIGVAIAAAKEDKQRRAVCVIGDGAITAGMAFEAMNHAGDIKPDLLVVLNDNEMSISENVGALNNHLAQLLSGKLYSTLREGGKKVFSGVPPIKELLKRTEEHIKGMVVPGTLFEELGFNYIGPVDGHDVLGLVSTLKNMRDLKGPQFLHIMTKKGRGYEPAEKDPITFHAVPKFDHTSGVLPKSSGGLPSYSKIFGDWLCETAAKDSKLMAITPAMREGSGMVEFSKKFPDQYFDVAIAEQHAVTFAAGLAIGDYKPVVAIYSTFLQRAYDQVIHDVAIQKLPVLFAIDRAGIVGADGQTHQGAFDLSFLRCIPDMVVMTPSDENECRQMLHTGYHYSDGPCAVRYPRGSGTGATLEPLASLPIGKGVVKRQGEKVAILNFGTLLPEAAAVADKLNATLVDMRFVKPLDTALILQLAGEHDVLVTLEENAIMGGAGSGVNEVLMAHRRAVPVLNIGLPDVFIPQGTQEEIRADLGLDAAGIEAKILDWLA